A genomic region of Chelmon rostratus isolate fCheRos1 chromosome 8, fCheRos1.pri, whole genome shotgun sequence contains the following coding sequences:
- the mc2r gene encoding adrenocorticotropic hormone receptor yields MNATMANQTDCPEVKVPIPLFFAIGVVSLAENLLVVVAVIRNRNLHLPMYCFICSLAAFNTIASLSKTCENVMIGFADVGHLEKKGSSERKLDDVMDSLLCMSFVGSISSFLAIAVDRYITIFHALRYHNIMTMRRTGAILGVIWTTCGLSAVLMVRFFTSRFIMICFVVFFVISLVIICFLYVYMFMLARIHARKIAALPTSSGGRSRHQRWRGNSMRGALTLTILFGAFVVCWAPFFVHLIIIMVCPMNPYCECYRSLFQLHMVLLMSHALIDPAIYAFRSAELRHTFRRMLLCSDCRRCS; encoded by the exons ATGAACGCTACCATGGCGAACCAGACGGACTGCCCCGAGGTGAAGGTCCCCATCCCTCTCTTCTTCGCCATCGGTGTAGTGAGCCTGGCTGAGAACCTGCTGGTTGTGGTGGCCGTCATACGGAACAGGAACCTCCACCTGCCCATGTACTGCTTCATCTGCAGCCTGGCGGCCTTCAACACCATCGCCAGCCTCTCCAAAACCTGCGAGAATGTGATGATTGGATTTGCTGATGTGGGACATCTGGAGAAGAAAGGTTCTTCAGAGAGGAAACTGGACGATGTGATGGACTCCCTGCTGTGTATGTCGTTCGTGGGCTCGATTTCCAGTTTCCTGGCTATCGCTGTGGACCG ttaCATCACCATCTTCCATGCACTGCGATACCATAACATCATGACAATGCGGCGCACGGGGGCCATCTTGGGTGTCATTTGGACGACATGTGGGTTGTCAGCTGTGCTCATGGTGAGGTTCTTCACCTCCCGGTTCATCATGATCTGCTTTGTTGTCTTCTTCGTCATCTCCTTGGTGATTATCTGCTTCCTCTATGTGTACATGTTCATGCTGGCTCGCATCCATGCCAGGAAGATCGCTGCTCTGCCCACCAGCAGCGGGGGGAGGAGTCGGCATCAGCGGTGGCGGGGCAACAGTATGAGAGGGGCCCTGACTCTCACCATTCTGTTTGGGGCATTCGTGGTGTGTTGGGCGCCATTTTTCGTCCACCTCATTATCATCATGGTGTGTCCCATGAACCCATACTGTGAATGTTACCGATCGCTGTTCCAGCTGCATATGGTGCTGCTGATGAGCCACGCCCTCATCGACCCGGCCATCTACGCCTTCCGCAGCGCTGAGCTCAGACACACCTTCAGGAGGATGCTGCTTTGCTCCGACTGCAGGCGGTGCTCATAG